TTTTGAGCCGAGAAAGatctgaaacagcatttagaccttcatgttgtgaaataaaatgaacatataaTTGAACAGTtacctgaataaataaataaacaaacactttgGATGTCTGTTCAGCAGTCTCTGAGTAAAGCAGACTTGGGTTCATGTATTTCTAAAACCTTGTTACAACCCTGATTCTGACCTCTGGCACACAGTCCTGAGGTCAGGAGTCTCTGCTCTTGACTATGTGACACACAGGAGCATAACATGAGTACATTACAGTTTTATGAATGGATGCTCCCCCAGTGGGAATAGAACCCTTAGACTCATAGTGCCTTGCTAAACTCCATTGCGCTTTGCAGGCCCTTCCCTAGTGGGCGTGCGTAAATGGCTCCAGCCCTCTCTAAATATAACTCCCttccaaaacagaaaaagagagagaagggggaaagGAATGCTCACCCAATCAGAAGCGGCCTGAAAACTTGTCAGTGAGGAGTTTTTTTTCGCATACAGTGTTTGTGTCATAACGTTTTGCTCGATTTTGTGGCCCCGGTTGGTGCTGGTGGAGCGCACAGCGGGAGGCGCATTGTCTGTATGCAAACTGGACGACATGGCCATTGTATGCGTTTGGGCATATATAGAGGCACCGATGGCTCGGAGGATCCAGCCCGTCTGAAGTCTCAGGGAGAGTCGCCTTCGGCTGTTTTGTGCGCGTTTCTCTCCTCCGACTCTCTCGTTCTTAACCGCTTTGGTCCGTCGCTATGAGTTGCCTGGATGTGATGTACCATCAAAGCTATGGAGCGCACTACCTCCCTGCAGCGGCGTACAAGGCGACGTACTATAACCCAGATCACCAGCAACAACAGGTGAGATACTCATCATAAAACTTTTGTAGCTGCTGAGTGGCACTGACGCAATGTAATCATATGAAAAGAATTTTTTAGGAGTGAAGCATAAAGACTCATGTGACCTAGGATGAAGTGTAATCTCTCTCACGCTTTACAAAAAATAACTTATATACCATATCTAACTGTAATAACTACAGTTATAAACCatagtaaaaatgaaaaggtgTTAAAGATAATGAGTACAGCACAAGATTGCAACAAGAAGTAATTTACCATAAAGTTGTCACAAGGCCtaaatttaaatattctttAAGAATCGTCCATTTTCTTTCGTTTTTACTCAAAAGGGGTTTTCCTATTGACCGCCTTCTGTTCAATATACCATTCCAAACTATTTTAAGCCTAGCATACAACTCCTTAACTTCAATTTGAGTTTTGAATGATGAAATTCCAGTCTGAGGCTCGGTATTCACCTCAGGTCATGCGTAATGACACCAAACTATTAATCGTGCGGTCAAACGGTGATGTAATGACAGCCAGTCAGTCACTCAGGAATGTGGATGAATCACATTGAGCTTTACAAATAGTTGGAATGCAGTatgggaaaaaataaattaattttcacacAACTCCTAAGCTGCGTGTGTACTGGAGTGTAAATattacttgaataaatgtatttatggcATGTAAAGTCTAATTTTATTGCACTGAAAACAACAGTATGATGATcagtattttaaataattttactcAAATGTGAATTCTATTAAAGTCTACTCCTGCTTGGATGTGTTAGTTCATGTCCCTCTGACTCTTCTCTCTTCCAGAGGAAGCTGAGTGCTCACAGTAAGATGCAGAATTTTTtggggcagcagcagcagcagcaaggaggaggaggaggacgagggatGCTGTCCAGGGATCAGGGCCTCCGACAGGTTCCTGGAACTGAGTCAGGCTGTGTATCCACATCCGATTCAGAGCTGAAGGATGGCACTCAACCAGCAGGAGCAGAGTACTTAAACTCCCGGTGCGTGTTGTTTACCTACTTCCAAGGAGACATCAGTGACGTGGTAGATGAGCATTTCTCCCGGGCTCTGAGTCAGTCCAGCACTTTCAACAGCGAGACCAAGCCAATCAGAATGACTCAGCCATCTGTATCGAGCACTGCTGGTTCATGGAAGGGTGAGATTTGGTTAAAATATACTAGTGCTGActcattaattttcttttacttAATAGCAAAATTAATTTTATCCCCAGCTTAAAAGAATTgcagttgataaaaaaaaaaatgtggcagTGTGATGAGATAAAGTCTGTTTGTTGCAGATGGTGTGTCTCACTCTGAGGGTCAGAGCAGCTCAGTTTGGAACAGCACCTATCAATCCCAGGCCGGTTCCTGCCTCCCATCTGTCTCCGTCTCAGTCCACCCAGACTTCTCTCCCAGCCCCGTTTCCTTCAACCACCCAGACGGAGCTCTGTGGGCCGGCCACATGCTCTCCCAGGCCAGTCTCCCGCCTCTGGCGGCCCTCCCCGAAAGCTGGACCTACAACCTGAACTCCCAAAGCACAAGTGGCTACCCCAATGTCCATGATGTCTACCACCCTCACCcccatgcacacattcacacccgGCACCACCACCCCATGCTCCATTCCTACCCGACCCACAGTGCAGCATTAGATACCAGGTTTGGTCCTCTGCTGCTGCCCAGTGTTAGGAACCAGAGCCAGCCAGCCGCGAGCACAGGCAGTTCCCCCCACAGCGAGGGGGTAAAGACAGAGATGGACCCTAGCAGCCCCATCACGGCTACCTCTGTCGCCTGGACCCCCTCGCCCCTCCATGGATCCTTGGAGGTGTACGACTCAGGTAGATACACAAAACAGTGCAGTTGCAAGCATGCATGTGTTCTAACTTGTGCAATATGTggcaataatgacaataataatttgaccatgtttctttctctctctgcagctcatGATCAGACCAAAGCAAAGTCGTCAGTTTGGTTCTAACTGATGTACTAAGAAGGAATATCAATGGATTATGCCTGCAGCCCAGCTTACACCAAAAAGGACCTACTCTGTGGCTTTATCAATGCATGGCTGCAACACCAGCACTGTAATGTACAATGTAGATATATGATAGACTGCTTACTGTAGCTTAGACTACGAGTCCTGCACTGTCCACACGACTTATCATGGAGATGAACTCAGGCTTGGACTTAAATGACAGTGATGAGATGCTTTGGCTGCAGGTCAAGGCCCTTGAAGAACGATAAAAACAGACTACTAGCTTTAAAGATGGGAGGCCCCTTTTTCTCTGTTGGCACAAAACACCCTTTCCTGTTCATGCAATGTGAGACAAAGTGGTTCTGTTTCAAGAGCTTGATTTTGAtccacattttgttttgtacagtaaatgtttgttgATGATTGTACATTTCTTGTGCACAGTTTTGTCATGCTAAGTTGTTTGCTGGATGACTTCTGCTAAATCGTTGCCTGAATGCTACCTTTACTATTTTGCCTTTGGGGGAATGTGTAGTGTAAATattggtactgtatgtttaagtGATAAATTGTTAAGATGTATTTGCAAATGAAGTGTGTTTTTTCAGACATCACTTTGATCAGTTCGCCCCAAAATATGTGGAATGCAAGCAGAATATTCACCTCCAACTACACTTTAATAAACCTAGAGGGTATTGAGCACATCGCTCAGATTTAGGAAAGAATCTTCCCGCTCCAAAGCAGAAATCTTCCCATTACATACCAGGAAATGGTAGCAGCTTCTTCTCTTGTAAAATCAGGAAAAGTCTGTTTCCTCTGACACCAAACtagacatctttttttttcattataaaaaaatagAGCAGGataaataactataataataataataataataaagaccAAGATAAAATGATCCAGAACAGTTACACAAATTACCATTAGTTAAGAAAAAGGATTGAGATAAAAATGAGCTTTAagaagtaagtaagtaaagtttgtTTAGTATAGCACTTTTCACAGAACaaggtcacaaagtgcttcacaaggaTAAAATGGTTAAATATAAGaccataaaaccataaaaaacaaacaattaaaacataagCAACACaagactttaaaaacacacagaatacagCATTACAGGCTGGACAAAGGCCAGTGTTCAGCTGCTTCTTAAAGGCATCAGTTCATACGTCTACAGGAAGAGCGTTCCACAGTGTTGGAGCCACATCTTCAAAGGCTCGATCACCTTTTGTTGTAAGTGGAGAGCGAGGGACAACCAGTAAGCCCTGGTCAGAAGACCTAAGTGACCTGCTGGTGATATAAGATGGGATGGGAAACCAATGTAAAGAAGATAAGATGGCTGTGATGTGAGTCGTCCTGCTTGCTTGCAGGTGAAAAGGGAATTGCAGTAGTCCAGCCAGGATGATATAAATCATCTCTAGCTCAGGTTTTGACAAAAAAGACCTGATTTTGGCAATGCAGTACATAGCCTGATCAAATATAACACAGAGATTTCTAAGATTAGACCATACAGCTGAAGAAGAGATTTAAGGGAGGATACTGAGATTGCCACAGCTGCAAGGCCTGGGCAGCAAAAGCGAGTTTTAGGAACCATTAACAGGGCCCTGCTAGAGGATATCAAGCAGCGATCAGGCTCATATGAGCAAAACAATTCATGTGATAATGCTGGGATGTAGattttacataatttcaatCTGATATTTAAACCAGAATATCaataactgaaaacagaaatagcAGTTTCTGCAACTGTTAGGTGGTTACCACATAGATGGAGATTTGTCCCACTGTCTTACAGATACAATCCTCCAATAACTGGTAACTTTTTTATTCTCAACCCTGTGTCTTCAAAAACATTACCAATACTGTGTCAAAAAAAGGATACTCAATGAGTTGGTTGTTGCCATGTTCAGTTTCAGATATAAACGCTGCTAAACAATATAGTGTACATTATGAAACTAACAGGAGTCGAGTTGTAACAAGGGAAGTGGGTTGCATTCCAGACAGTTACTGTAAGATACCATGACAGGTCTGTTGCCTCTCTTCAAACAAACACGtacatgaaaatacacacactcccagtctcacaaacacacaccaaagaATGTACTTCCCGTCTGGACAGGAAGTTTGTTGGACTGTGGCAGACACACGTACagtaaaaagacacatttcagttATACCAGATAAGTTTGGTTGGTAAGTGTTATCTATCATGACATTATACACAATAAACCTGCAAAGAAAATACCATGAAACACATCCTCCAATGTGTtacaggaatgaaaaaaaaaaacctccttgAGGTCAGTGGCTGAATGAAGGTCTGGACTGATCTCCATGCTGAAGAATTCCAGCAGCAATGATGGCTATGTACAATGATATGAATTCTGGAGGGAAAAAACTGCTCTAAATACATATTTCAGGCTCGGATCTGGTGCCAGGATCAGCATTATTAGTACCCATCCTGACATAATCAACAGCTGTCTGCGCTTGCGTAAGCATGGCcacggctgtgtgtgtgtgtgtgtgtgtgtgtgtgtgtgtgtgtgtgtgtgtgtggtgagtggTCTGACCAGGTGGTATGATCAGCAGTAGCAGCCCACTAACATTCCAGCCTCCTCTCCCACGTCTCTCTCATTCTCCATCTCAACTAACCAGCAGCAGTTCAAATCTGGAACGAATCATGATGTATCAAAACACATAATCTGAGTGGAAAAGGCAAATTTAAAGATCTTCCTGGAATGTGTacacataaaaatgtttactggaggcctcaagtttccacatcacacttgtgtaaggcGCAAACACACGACTGGCTtaaaaactagttgtgatgtcacaaaatcatcaaactcagatttaaggtgtgcacagagaaactttcccctctcaacaaatgtgaaaacagctttctagtgtcaaacgaTCCTTCCTAAATAACTTCCTATATAGATAACAAGCTTGGTTCAGTAGTTAAACAACTCAGAGGGATTTTGGATACTCCTGGATGCTAACATTTGTTCAATTCATCTTTCCACATATGTCATATAATGTCACTGCAATGAAGACTACAGGCACTCAGAGAGGTTGTTTGGTTATTAGTTGGTTCAATGGAATATCAAATGTGCAACTGCTAACATGTAAGTTTGTGTTTAACCTCTGAAACTCCACAAGAACCCTAGTGTCCTCAGCcaacattactgtctttcagaggctgtagcggGCTCAAGGTATCCATTAGTACCAACCATATCATGCTAGCTTGTTGGAAAGGGGGCTAAATAATAAGTTAGGCTGAACTTTGGTGAGGGGAAAAACTGGCTTTGCCATTTTCAAAGGGatcccttgacctctcacctcaagatgtctgaatgaaaatgggttctatggGTAGCCACGTGTCTCCCCTTTatagacatgcccactttatgctaatctcatgcagttttgggcaaaaaccatgcagtttttttgcatgcagtgtaaatgtgttattttcacctactctaaaaatggtgtatttgaatatttctgcatacttgcgtccctaaacagtcttggaattgcgTAAATTgggtatgactggaaagctgagactctagTGGATTCAATAAGCCCAATTGTATTTATGTGTGGTGATGTTAGTCCCCACAGTAGGTCATTGTAGTGAGGCAATTTTTTGAAatttgacctcactgtataaaatgatttattgtgacctctaggataatcacagcctcatgaaactttacaacccaaccacaaactagagatgTAAGACATTCAgaaggggggtggggtggggggtggggggtactTGCCATTCAATCactgaaaaatgcaattcttatcTCCAAATGTTGATACTTGATGTGGTATTTTGGAAGGGTTTTTGACCATTTTCATCAATTctcaagtggtcaaaaatggttacattttgcaccaaatctgtgtaagAAAcggtatcaacccaaaaattgctgcaacatggccatcatatacttccatcataatgttctaagcccttatacactctaaactttcaaaatctCAATAGGCGCCTAACCAAtaacaatgtttattacagatttatgactataaaaacatcacacagagCTGtactgcatctcaaattaatctgcaggttcccagctttcagatgatgtataccacttctatgtggcaCATACTGTTGATTGCCACATGAGGCTGGAAGGACTCCTATGTTCTCCCAACAGCAAGAGTCTCTCATTGTTGACATGGTCCTTCAAAATAATGCCATTAGACTGTGTGAAATACAGAACAAAGTTGTTGAAGACAATGCAAATTTTGAAGGAATCAACAGTGTCAACCTTTCCACCATTGACCGCATCCTCCAACACAACAGGGTGTGCATGAAGCAAGTGTACAGAGTATCTTTTGAGTGCCACTCAGAAAGGGTCAAATATCAACTATTTCAGTATGTGCAAGTAAGTGCACATTCAAACAGACACATTCAGTGCTGATTGTTTATAGTACAGTACTATACTACAAACTACTGTCAAGCTGCACTGTATTGTAATGTATGCAAATCAGGAGCGCATACACTCTACAGCATAGGTCTGTCTTTCTGTAGCACTTACAAAGCTATATCTATTTTACATATAGAGAGTGTCTGAATTGGATTCCATGGAAAGAtcccatgaatacatttttgtggaTGAAACTGCATTCAatctgatgaagaggagaaggagaggcagGAACATAAttggccaatgagccattgttgaaGTCCCTGGCCAGCATGGTGGCAATGTGCAGTCATAAGTAATCATGGGGTCCTCCACTGTCATGCCACTTTAGGGCCATATAACACCCAACATCTTCTTTCATTTCTGGGTGGTCTTCAGGATGTCTTGTTTGGGCGCTAGCAGCAGGACCATGAGTAGGCAGAGCCTCCTGTCTATGTTGTAGTTTGGGACGACATCAGTAAATACAGGAGTGGTTCAACATCAACCAGCGATTCATAAATGTTTGCCTTCCACCATACTCCCCTTTCCTCAACCCAACAGAAGAGTTTTTCTCTGCATGATGATGGAAGGTCCATGACCGAAAACCCTATACCAGGGAAAATCTCCTACAGGCTATGGAATTGGCCTGTGGAGTCTTGCCAAGGCTGGATCCAGCACACCAGAGGGTTTTTCTCCCATTGCCTGGCCAGGGAGAACGTTGCCTGTGATGTAGATGAAGTCCTCTGGCCCACCCCAGCACAGGGGGTGATACTGAGGCTACATCCTTGAACactgtgttttccattttttgatGTAGTATGTAATGAATGCTCagtagtgtttttattttgactgGCTGTGTGTATAATCTGTAAACACTGTATGATTTTGAGcaaagataaaactgttttgaggcaattgtttgattttgcaaGAAGAGTTTTTGTGAGGGTAGTTTGAAAACTGggttttgtgtttacagttttgaGAAAAAGGTGGAAGGTTTCAAGAAATGTGTCTTAGCAAGTGTGATAAACTGTAATATACAGCGCCAGTCACaaatttggacacaccttcccattcgcTTCAATTAGAAAGTGTGTATAACCTTTTGACTGGTTCTGTAAATATCTGAGATTTTTTGAGACCAGTAGAAATTAGCCAATGTACAAAccatttattcatgtttgtaaggCCATTTAGAGAATGTTAGAAGTCAGAGATTATTATCATGAGTCATAATTcagattttcttcatttttttcatccaaCTACGGCTATCTAATAGTCCCTCCTGAAAATCATCATACATCCctgttgctgtagttgtttATCTGTGGAGATACTGTTTGCCATGTTTGGTTTTGTATGGGCAGCAAAATAATATGCTTTCGATGTatgtaaattacatttattaattcagaaaatgcatcagcaaacacacattgttattattgtgttaAATGAATGAGCTTGCTGTGTGAAATATTCTTTGAAATCCTTAATTAGGGTATGTAATATGTCAGGCCTCTAAGATTCCCAGAGCTCACAAGGAATGAGAGAGAGCATAGAAAAGACAAGCCAAGAGGAAAAAATAGAAAGTGATGAGAACATTTAGAAAGATTTTTCAGTAAAgattctcctctcctctcctctcctctcctctcctctcctccagagctcctaattagcattagcatgtagCCTCTGCATCAGCATGTAGTGTACTTATATGCTAACAGACATCCCACTGGCAGCCTTGGAGAATCACCACAGGCACTTCCACTGCAGGAAGAACACTAATGGATATAGAAATACAGACCTGAGGGACAGGCAGAGATGTAGCATGTAATGAATGTCTAgcattattttttactgttattaaaGTTTAAAGGGTCAATGCTTTTTGCTGATTTCTAAGATCTTCATAGTAATTATTGGTGGCATtttcatatacacacattaaaagtagaagtataaagaagCATAAAATGGAATGACTCACATAAAGTACTCGAGagtagtacttgagtaaatgtactgaaacacacacacacacacacacacacaaaaacacacacacgcgtgctTCAGttcataaagatacaaaatgagaaaaaccaATCTGGGGCTTTTAATCCTCATCTCCTTTTTGCCATGATTGCCTCTTTTGTAACCAATATCTATTTCCTTTTTTGTGACACAGAGTTGCATTCATTTGAAGAAATTggaagaaattattttattttttcatttattttcttggaATCCTCATTTTCTGCTGACCTGGTG
This genomic interval from Thunnus thynnus chromosome 11, fThuThy2.1, whole genome shotgun sequence contains the following:
- the vgll3 gene encoding transcription cofactor vestigial-like protein 3, which codes for MSCLDVMYHQSYGAHYLPAAAYKATYYNPDHQQQQRKLSAHSKMQNFLGQQQQQQGGGGGRGMLSRDQGLRQVPGTESGCVSTSDSELKDGTQPAGAEYLNSRCVLFTYFQGDISDVVDEHFSRALSQSSTFNSETKPIRMTQPSVSSTAGSWKDGVSHSEGQSSSVWNSTYQSQAGSCLPSVSVSVHPDFSPSPVSFNHPDGALWAGHMLSQASLPPLAALPESWTYNLNSQSTSGYPNVHDVYHPHPHAHIHTRHHHPMLHSYPTHSAALDTRFGPLLLPSVRNQSQPAASTGSSPHSEGVKTEMDPSSPITATSVAWTPSPLHGSLEVYDSAHDQTKAKSSVWF